From Trueperaceae bacterium, a single genomic window includes:
- the lepB gene encoding signal peptidase I produces MPDTSTPPEAVRTRVRPAARAAAEPTTWRGKLWREVRGYAEALAIAYLVVTFVFTTVGVVGSSMEPNLDGGQGRGNLLRSLLTGDRVFIPKFDTWLRRAGVLGEFERGAVVVLREPANAPTALETGRRSFYIKRVIAQPGDRVRIERGQVYVNDYPVDQGFITDSGEIYVAPVDFPRVIVEDGEVAAFVADFQMSANGNWLPRLGGDNAYDVDDPRVQLFYGRVVDNVEVPEGTPEGVPVVLDLVVPEGTYFVMGDNRTPSGSEDSRYFGPIDAITIAGRATAVIWPPRRDGEWNWRLLPAPEAFDAVPDAPASASR; encoded by the coding sequence ATGCCCGATACCAGCACGCCGCCCGAAGCGGTGAGGACCAGGGTGCGTCCCGCGGCGCGGGCGGCCGCCGAGCCCACCACGTGGCGGGGCAAGCTCTGGCGCGAGGTCAGGGGCTACGCCGAGGCCCTGGCCATCGCCTACCTCGTCGTGACCTTCGTCTTCACCACGGTCGGCGTCGTGGGCAGCTCGATGGAGCCGAACCTCGACGGCGGGCAGGGCAGGGGGAACCTGCTCCGCTCGCTCCTCACCGGCGACCGCGTGTTCATCCCCAAGTTCGACACGTGGCTGAGGCGCGCGGGCGTCCTGGGCGAGTTCGAGCGCGGCGCCGTGGTCGTGCTGCGCGAGCCGGCGAACGCCCCCACGGCGCTGGAGACGGGCCGGCGCAGCTTCTACATAAAGCGCGTGATCGCGCAGCCCGGAGACAGGGTCCGCATCGAGCGCGGCCAGGTCTACGTCAACGACTACCCCGTCGACCAGGGCTTCATCACCGACAGCGGCGAGATATACGTGGCTCCCGTCGACTTCCCCAGGGTCATCGTCGAGGACGGCGAGGTCGCGGCGTTCGTCGCGGACTTCCAGATGTCGGCGAACGGCAACTGGCTGCCGCGCCTGGGCGGCGACAACGCCTACGACGTCGACGATCCGCGCGTCCAGCTCTTCTACGGGCGCGTCGTCGACAACGTCGAGGTGCCCGAGGGGACCCCCGAGGGCGTGCCTGTCGTGCTCGACCTCGTGGTGCCGGAGGGCACCTACTTCGTCATGGGCGACAACCGCACGCCTAGCGGCAGCGAGGACTCGCGCTACTTCGGGCCCATCGACGCGATCACGATCGCCGGGCGCGCGACGGCCGTGATCTGGCCGCCGCGCCGCGACGGCGAGTGGAACTGGCGGCTGCTGCCCGCGCCGGAGGCGTTCGACGCCGTGCCGGACGCGCCCGCCAGCGCCAGCCGCTAG
- a CDS encoding HD domain-containing protein, whose product MSGGQRGGTREAGSDETTGEPRLDLALAALRLKDVERAGWAMHGIVAPESVADHSFGTALLCLLYAADTGVDRDRAVAIALAHDLAEAVTGDFANRADAADRRVSDAEKAAAERAAIASLVPPEAAELRELWLEYEERASAEALFVRDMNILDMCLQALAYEEWGRYDPTVPVPSAGGHTHLDEFFASAAQRLGTPLGRRLFTAVERRYRAARGR is encoded by the coding sequence GTGAGCGGCGGCCAGCGCGGGGGGACGCGCGAGGCCGGGAGCGACGAGACCACGGGGGAGCCGCGGCTCGACCTGGCCCTCGCGGCCCTGCGGCTCAAGGACGTCGAGCGCGCGGGCTGGGCGATGCACGGGATCGTCGCGCCCGAGTCGGTGGCCGACCACAGCTTCGGCACGGCCCTCCTCTGCCTCCTCTACGCCGCCGACACCGGGGTGGACCGCGACCGCGCCGTCGCCATCGCCTTGGCCCACGACCTGGCGGAGGCCGTGACGGGCGACTTCGCCAACCGCGCCGACGCCGCCGACCGACGCGTCAGCGACGCGGAGAAGGCGGCGGCCGAGCGCGCGGCGATCGCGTCGTTGGTGCCGCCGGAGGCCGCCGAGCTGCGCGAGCTGTGGCTCGAGTACGAGGAGCGCGCTTCGGCCGAGGCGCTCTTCGTGCGCGACATGAACATCCTCGACATGTGCCTCCAGGCGCTCGCCTACGAGGAGTGGGGCCGCTACGACCCGACGGTCCCGGTGCCGTCGGCCGGCGGCCACACGCACCTCGACGAGTTCTTCGCCAGCGCCGCGCAGCGGCTCGGCACGCCGCTGGGCCGGCGCCTGTTCACCGCCGTCGAGCGGCGCTACCGCGCGGCGAGGGGCCGCTAG
- a CDS encoding PA0069 family radical SAM protein, whose protein sequence is MTGDDGSRPADPFAHRGRGARLNTVNRYTQLEVELDPEEVTEGDLRVRTRYLDDTSRSAVASNSSPDVGFDFSVNPYRGCEHGCSYCLSGDTLILMADGSSKPLADVEVGDAILGTARRGHYRRLVPTVVRDKWTTFKPAFAVKLRDGTEIVASADHLFLTERGWKHVASPDGERRPTLTTANNLVGWGEHGAAVEPDDDYAIGYLSGVVRGDGPLGHYTNERTAGGGGTALRSSADLRVAVVERLNDGQVLYDITTGTGDFIANGVVAHNCYARPTHEFLGLSAGLDFERVILVKRDAPRLVEERLRSPSWQPTVLAMSGVTDPYQPVERRLGITRAVLQVLARYRNPVGIITKNALVTRDIDVLAEMAAWNGVNVFLSVTTLDETLRSRLEPRTSTAANRLRAVRELADAGIPVGVNVAPIIPGLTDHEVPDILAAAAEAGATYAGYTVLRLPGPVADIFTEWLESNYPLRKEKVLNRVREAHDGSLSDAAFFRRMRGHGAMAEQVRELFHLVASRLGLERERYPALDTSHFRRPGDSEQPSLFGP, encoded by the coding sequence ATGACAGGCGACGACGGCTCCCGTCCGGCCGACCCGTTCGCTCACAGGGGCAGGGGCGCGCGGCTCAACACGGTGAACCGCTACACGCAGCTCGAGGTCGAGCTCGACCCCGAGGAGGTCACCGAGGGCGACCTGCGCGTGCGCACGCGCTACCTCGACGACACCTCCCGCTCGGCGGTCGCCAGCAACTCGAGCCCCGACGTCGGCTTCGACTTCAGCGTCAACCCCTACCGCGGCTGCGAGCACGGCTGCAGCTACTGCCTGAGCGGCGACACCCTCATCCTCATGGCCGACGGCAGCAGCAAGCCGCTCGCCGACGTCGAGGTCGGCGACGCGATACTCGGGACGGCTAGGCGGGGGCACTACCGCCGCCTGGTGCCAACCGTGGTGCGCGACAAGTGGACGACCTTCAAGCCCGCCTTCGCGGTCAAGCTGCGGGACGGCACGGAGATCGTCGCCAGCGCCGACCACCTGTTCCTCACCGAGCGCGGCTGGAAGCACGTGGCCAGCCCCGACGGCGAGCGCCGGCCCACGCTCACCACCGCGAACAACCTCGTCGGGTGGGGCGAACATGGCGCTGCCGTGGAGCCCGACGACGACTACGCTATCGGATACCTGTCGGGGGTCGTCCGCGGCGATGGCCCCTTGGGCCACTACACAAACGAACGGACCGCTGGAGGGGGAGGCACCGCGCTGAGGTCGAGCGCGGACCTGCGAGTGGCGGTGGTCGAGCGGCTGAACGACGGCCAGGTGCTGTACGACATCACGACGGGCACCGGCGATTTCATCGCCAACGGCGTGGTGGCCCACAACTGCTACGCCCGCCCCACCCACGAGTTCCTCGGCCTCTCGGCCGGCCTCGACTTCGAGCGCGTGATCCTCGTCAAGCGCGACGCTCCCAGGCTCGTCGAGGAGCGCCTGCGCTCGCCGAGCTGGCAGCCCACGGTGCTGGCCATGTCGGGGGTCACCGACCCGTACCAGCCCGTCGAGCGCAGGCTCGGCATCACGCGGGCCGTCCTGCAGGTGCTAGCCCGCTACCGCAACCCCGTGGGCATCATCACGAAGAACGCGCTGGTGACGCGCGACATCGACGTGCTCGCCGAGATGGCCGCCTGGAACGGCGTGAACGTCTTCCTCTCCGTGACGACGCTGGACGAGACGCTGCGCTCGCGCCTCGAGCCGCGGACCAGCACGGCCGCGAACCGGCTGCGCGCGGTGCGCGAGCTGGCCGACGCCGGCATACCGGTGGGCGTGAACGTGGCGCCGATCATCCCGGGGCTGACCGACCACGAGGTGCCCGACATCCTCGCCGCGGCGGCCGAGGCCGGCGCCACCTACGCCGGCTACACGGTCCTGCGGTTGCCCGGCCCCGTGGCCGACATCTTCACCGAGTGGCTCGAGTCGAACTACCCCCTGCGCAAGGAGAAGGTGCTGAACCGCGTGCGCGAGGCGCACGACGGCTCGCTCTCCGACGCCGCGTTCTTCAGGCGCATGCGCGGGCACGGCGCCATGGCCGAGCAGGTGCGGGAGCTGTTCCACCTCGTCGCCTCGCGGCTCGGCCTGGAGCGCGAGCGCTACCCCGCGCTCGACACCTCGCACTTCAGGCGCCCGGGCGACTCGGAGCAGCCCTCGCTCTTCGGTCCGTGA
- a CDS encoding iron ABC transporter permease yields MRRAARELRLLARDPLLLGLVALIVAALLVFVLYPLVLVLRQSLATPDGLGLDNYRLLAERRLYRNALRNSVGVATLVGALSVVIGYVVAFTLSRTDVPLKRVLHNLTILPIVSPPFSGAISILFLFGFNGLVTRHLLGLRDFSIYGFWGVVASQVFTFAPIAYLSLRGVLAGIDPTLEDAAMNVGASRWQVFRRVVLPLSLPGVASAFLVVFIESMADFGNPLVLAGAAFPMLAPQAYLEITGSFNLPRGAMLAVVLLVPSLTAFAIQRYYIGRRQYVTVTGKPTSSTTKAVSAAGRWLLYAGVLLFALVVVAFYAVILVGATTAVWGFDYTPTLRHFRYVFDVGWDTVKDTVVIAVTSTPVSGLLGMLIAFLVVRRAFPGRRPMEFLSILNFAVPGTVVGIGYILAFNAPPLVLTGTLAILVLNFVFRYVPVGIQNGIAVLRQIDPSIEEAAQNLGADGVTTFRRVTLPLIAPAFFSGLVFAFVRAMTAISAAIFLVSANWNLMTVQILNQVGSGRLGVAAAFSIVLLGIVLVAVGVIGALVGRRAEAAATVRF; encoded by the coding sequence GTGCGCAGGGCCGCCAGGGAGCTGAGGCTCCTCGCCCGCGACCCCCTGCTGCTGGGGCTCGTGGCGCTGATCGTGGCGGCCCTGCTCGTCTTCGTCCTCTACCCGCTGGTGCTGGTGCTGAGGCAGAGCCTCGCCACGCCTGACGGGCTCGGCCTCGACAACTACCGGCTCCTGGCCGAGCGGCGCCTCTACCGCAACGCCCTCCGCAACAGCGTGGGCGTGGCGACCCTCGTGGGCGCGCTCAGCGTGGTGATCGGCTACGTCGTCGCGTTCACGCTGTCGCGCACCGACGTGCCGCTGAAGCGCGTGCTGCACAACCTCACGATCCTGCCGATAGTGTCGCCGCCCTTCTCCGGCGCCATCTCGATCCTCTTCCTGTTCGGGTTCAACGGCCTCGTCACGCGGCACCTGCTCGGACTGCGGGACTTCAGCATCTACGGCTTCTGGGGCGTGGTCGCCTCGCAGGTATTCACGTTCGCGCCCATCGCCTACCTGAGCCTGCGGGGCGTGCTGGCCGGCATCGACCCCACGCTCGAGGACGCGGCCATGAACGTCGGCGCGTCGCGCTGGCAGGTCTTCCGGCGGGTCGTGCTGCCGCTGTCGCTGCCGGGAGTGGCCAGCGCGTTCCTGGTCGTGTTCATCGAGTCGATGGCCGACTTCGGCAACCCCCTCGTCCTCGCCGGCGCGGCCTTCCCGATGCTCGCGCCGCAGGCCTACCTCGAGATCACCGGCTCGTTCAACCTGCCGCGCGGGGCGATGCTCGCCGTCGTCCTGCTCGTCCCTTCCCTGACCGCCTTCGCGATCCAGCGCTACTACATCGGCAGACGCCAGTACGTCACGGTCACGGGCAAGCCGACCTCCTCGACCACGAAGGCCGTGAGCGCCGCCGGCAGGTGGCTGCTCTACGCCGGCGTGCTGCTCTTCGCCCTCGTCGTCGTGGCCTTCTACGCCGTGATCCTCGTGGGCGCCACGACGGCCGTGTGGGGCTTCGACTACACGCCCACGCTGAGGCACTTCCGCTACGTCTTCGACGTCGGCTGGGACACCGTCAAGGACACGGTGGTCATCGCCGTGACCTCGACGCCGGTCTCCGGCCTGCTGGGCATGCTCATCGCCTTCCTCGTCGTGAGGCGCGCGTTCCCCGGCAGGCGCCCGATGGAGTTCCTCTCGATCCTGAACTTCGCCGTGCCCGGCACGGTGGTGGGGATCGGCTACATCCTGGCCTTCAACGCCCCGCCCCTGGTCCTGACGGGCACGCTGGCGATCCTCGTCCTCAACTTCGTGTTCCGCTACGTCCCCGTCGGCATCCAGAACGGCATCGCCGTGCTGCGGCAGATCGACCCCTCTATCGAGGAGGCCGCCCAGAACCTCGGGGCCGACGGCGTGACGACCTTCAGGAGGGTGACGCTGCCGCTGATCGCACCCGCCTTCTTCTCCGGGCTGGTGTTCGCGTTCGTGCGCGCGATGACGGCGATCAGCGCGGCGATCTTCCTCGTGTCCGCGAACTGGAACCTGATGACCGTGCAGATCCTCAACCAGGTCGGCTCGGGTAGGCTCGGCGTGGCCGCGGCGTTCAGCATCGTCCTGCTCGGCATCGTGCTCGTCGCCGTGGGCGTCATCGGCGCGCTCGTCGGCAGGCGGGCGGAGGCCGCCGCCACCGTGCGGTTCTAG
- a CDS encoding MFS transporter: protein MKPGRARALTWRYAALAGSLELAIALPMPVLILHMTGRGLDLALVGLAFTVRALLVVMLELPTGGLADAIGRRPVALASQLFTLASFGVLLFVTGPVTALVYAVLQAVGSALHSGAMDAWFVDELNRLDPDVPLQRHLAVVDVAQAGGMLVGSAVGGLLPSLAAPLDLPWPLSGFGVALFAGVAMRALVWLATAALVREPERPRVDAAVLREGVRAVPGVLAGALRLSRDEPVIRWLLLAAAAGGLAMVSVETFWQPIAATVFGAAAEDSQAFAVLGTLAGVAVLTGSLAVMRYGHGFPGGSAALAGAAMFVRGAAMLLFAMAGGAGSLATGLGVAYLALAASNVPHDTLLHKAVPSSRRSSMLSVHSLVFSLGIAVASGPLGWLASATSPRLALWVAGMVTLGACTAYAAIGRLQRDAQAADASAGPTGVPESLLLDDMSVPEGADGGVPR, encoded by the coding sequence TTGAAGCCCGGTAGAGCCAGGGCGCTGACTTGGCGGTACGCCGCGCTGGCCGGCTCCCTCGAACTCGCCATCGCCCTGCCGATGCCCGTCCTGATCCTGCACATGACGGGACGCGGCCTCGACCTCGCCCTGGTCGGCCTGGCGTTCACGGTGCGGGCGCTGCTCGTCGTCATGCTCGAGCTGCCCACCGGCGGGCTCGCCGACGCGATCGGCCGCCGGCCCGTGGCGCTGGCCTCGCAGCTCTTCACCCTCGCCTCCTTCGGCGTACTGCTGTTCGTCACCGGGCCCGTCACGGCCCTCGTCTACGCGGTGCTCCAGGCGGTCGGCTCGGCCCTGCACTCGGGCGCCATGGACGCCTGGTTCGTCGACGAGCTCAACCGCCTCGACCCCGACGTGCCGCTCCAGCGGCACCTGGCGGTCGTGGACGTGGCCCAGGCCGGCGGGATGCTGGTCGGCTCGGCGGTCGGCGGCCTACTGCCCAGCCTCGCCGCCCCCCTCGACCTGCCCTGGCCGCTCTCGGGTTTCGGGGTCGCGCTCTTCGCCGGCGTCGCGATGCGGGCGCTCGTGTGGCTCGCGACCGCGGCGCTCGTGCGCGAGCCGGAGCGCCCGCGCGTCGACGCCGCCGTCCTGCGGGAGGGCGTGCGGGCCGTCCCCGGCGTGCTGGCGGGCGCCCTGCGCCTGTCGCGCGACGAGCCCGTGATCCGCTGGCTGCTCCTCGCGGCGGCGGCCGGGGGCCTGGCCATGGTCAGCGTGGAGACGTTCTGGCAGCCCATCGCCGCCACCGTCTTCGGCGCCGCTGCCGAGGACAGCCAGGCCTTCGCGGTCCTCGGCACCCTCGCCGGCGTGGCCGTGCTCACGGGCAGCCTCGCGGTCATGCGCTACGGGCACGGCTTCCCCGGCGGCAGCGCCGCGCTCGCCGGCGCCGCCATGTTCGTGCGGGGCGCCGCGATGCTGCTGTTCGCCATGGCGGGCGGCGCCGGCTCGCTGGCGACCGGGCTGGGCGTCGCCTACCTCGCCCTCGCCGCCAGCAACGTCCCGCACGACACGCTGCTGCACAAGGCCGTGCCGTCGTCGCGGCGCTCGTCGATGCTGAGCGTGCACTCCCTCGTCTTCTCGCTCGGCATCGCCGTCGCATCAGGGCCCCTCGGTTGGCTCGCCAGCGCCACCTCGCCGCGTCTGGCGCTGTGGGTGGCCGGCATGGTCACGCTGGGCGCCTGCACCGCCTACGCGGCCATCGGGCGCCTGCAGCGCGACGCGCAGGCCGCGGACGCGTCGGCGGGGCCGACGGGCGTGCCCGAGAGCCTGCTCCTCGACGACATGTCGGTGCCCGAGGGCGCCGACGGCGGCGTGCCCCGGTGA
- a CDS encoding ABC transporter substrate-binding protein, producing the protein MLRRALLACAVALLGVASAQGLVVYSSVDEENARKLLDAFTADTGIEVQMVFLSSGPALSRIEAERARPQADVWFGAPSENHIVAKERGLTQAYRVQEADALPDQFKDPEGFWHAIYMNPMAVGVRTDILEERGVDVPRSWQDLLDPAYAGLIQMPSPQSSGTAYNLVLTLREIMGEDAAFDYMRQLDANVQTYTQSGTAPSGALGVGETAVAIQFSPGFLRLIDEGFPVEVVFPEEGVGYEVAAMSILQGARNLENARALADWVTSPAGQEALSEQQTYFMPIRPDVSAGEGVPPLDTIELVSFDPEEAASERQRLIDRWVEEVLGQ; encoded by the coding sequence ATGCTTCGGAGAGCGCTATTGGCCTGCGCGGTCGCGCTGCTCGGCGTGGCGTCCGCCCAGGGGCTCGTCGTCTACAGCAGCGTCGACGAGGAGAACGCCCGCAAGCTCCTCGACGCCTTCACCGCCGACACGGGCATCGAGGTCCAGATGGTGTTCCTCTCTTCCGGCCCGGCGCTCTCGCGCATCGAGGCCGAGCGGGCGCGCCCGCAGGCCGACGTCTGGTTCGGCGCGCCGAGCGAGAACCACATCGTCGCCAAGGAGCGGGGGCTGACCCAGGCCTACAGGGTGCAGGAGGCCGACGCGCTGCCCGACCAGTTCAAGGACCCCGAGGGCTTCTGGCACGCGATCTACATGAACCCGATGGCCGTCGGCGTGCGCACCGACATCCTGGAGGAGCGCGGCGTCGACGTGCCGCGGTCGTGGCAGGACCTGCTCGACCCCGCCTACGCCGGCCTGATCCAGATGCCGTCGCCGCAGTCCTCCGGCACCGCCTACAACCTGGTGCTCACGCTGCGCGAGATCATGGGCGAGGACGCCGCCTTCGACTACATGCGCCAGCTCGACGCGAACGTCCAGACCTACACGCAGTCGGGCACGGCGCCGTCCGGCGCCCTGGGCGTCGGCGAGACGGCGGTGGCCATCCAGTTCTCGCCTGGCTTCCTGCGGCTCATCGACGAGGGCTTCCCCGTCGAGGTCGTCTTCCCCGAGGAGGGCGTGGGCTACGAGGTCGCGGCCATGTCGATACTCCAGGGCGCGCGCAACCTCGAGAACGCCCGCGCGCTGGCCGACTGGGTCACCTCGCCGGCGGGCCAGGAGGCGCTGTCGGAGCAGCAGACCTACTTCATGCCCATCCGGCCGGACGTCAGCGCCGGCGAGGGCGTGCCCCCGCTCGACACCATCGAGCTAGTCAGCTTCGACCCCGAGGAGGCCGCCTCCGAGCGTCAGCGCCTCATCGACCGCTGGGTCGAGGAGGTACTGGGCCAGTGA
- a CDS encoding AAA family ATPase translates to MTAPRQSGLFSGETREPLAARMRPRTLDEFVGQERIVGPGRLLRRAIQADQLSSVIFYGPPGTGKTTLARVIANTTRADFLAINAVLAGVKDIREAVTRAQATREAGRRTILFVDEVHRFNKAQQDALLPWVENGTVVLIGATTENPYFEVNKALLSRSRVFELTPLTEDHLRQVAHQALTDPERGYGRLDVALDDDALDHLVNVANGDARALLNALELAVETTPPGDDGVIRVTREVAEESIQRRAVLYDKEGDAHFDTISAFIKSVRGSDPDAALYWLAKMVYAGEDPRFIMRRLLILASEDVGMADPRALGVVAAAAQALDYVGLPEGRFHLAQATIYLATAPKSNSTLGFFDALAAVEREREAEVPDHLKDANRDAEGLGHGQGYLYPHAYRDHWVAQQYLPDALQGKVFYQPTRSGYEAAVRDEVMRRREAQLAAMLEPEERAAAPGGAPRRPLPERQAERWLERTVSRAGERLAAVRDHLFALAGVRKDDVVLDLAAGSGLLTWEALRRAPDGQVWALAASERDAAALAEASASLPEPQRPVVVVGDPRAAAARVADEARRRGSEPPAFDVVVGRGVLAASGDVAGVLAQAADLLAPGGRLVLAELDRGAAQRLHRLVDLGDPELAEAVAEAEEAVYAGERIDDDSLVAAAEEAGLRGARLERRRFTTRETLPRRTVEGWFEPGAGRPSYADHLARRLGPDDVERVRRAFLAQLADAETPWEATYCFLSASRG, encoded by the coding sequence ATGACGGCGCCCCGACAGTCAGGCCTGTTCTCCGGCGAGACGCGCGAGCCGCTGGCGGCGCGCATGCGGCCGCGCACGCTGGACGAGTTCGTCGGCCAGGAGCGCATCGTCGGCCCCGGCCGCCTGCTCAGGCGCGCGATACAGGCCGACCAGCTCAGCTCGGTGATCTTCTACGGGCCGCCCGGGACGGGCAAGACGACGCTGGCGCGCGTCATCGCCAACACGACGAGGGCCGACTTCCTCGCGATCAACGCCGTGCTCGCCGGCGTGAAGGACATACGCGAGGCGGTGACCCGCGCTCAGGCCACCCGCGAGGCCGGCCGCCGCACGATCCTCTTCGTCGACGAGGTCCACAGGTTCAACAAGGCCCAGCAGGACGCCCTGCTGCCGTGGGTCGAGAACGGCACGGTCGTGCTCATCGGCGCCACCACCGAGAACCCGTACTTCGAGGTCAACAAGGCGCTGCTCTCCCGGAGCCGCGTCTTCGAGCTGACGCCCCTCACCGAGGACCACCTGCGCCAGGTGGCGCACCAGGCGCTCACCGACCCGGAGCGCGGCTACGGGCGCCTCGACGTCGCGCTCGATGACGACGCGCTCGACCACCTCGTGAACGTCGCGAACGGGGACGCGCGGGCCCTGCTCAACGCCCTCGAGCTGGCGGTCGAGACCACGCCGCCCGGCGACGACGGCGTCATCAGGGTCACCAGGGAGGTGGCCGAGGAGTCGATCCAGCGGCGCGCCGTCCTCTACGACAAGGAGGGCGACGCGCACTTCGACACGATCAGCGCCTTCATCAAGAGCGTGCGCGGCTCCGACCCCGACGCGGCCCTCTACTGGCTGGCGAAGATGGTCTACGCCGGCGAGGACCCGCGGTTCATCATGCGCCGCCTGCTGATCCTCGCCAGCGAGGACGTGGGGATGGCCGACCCGCGGGCGCTCGGCGTCGTCGCCGCGGCGGCGCAGGCCCTCGACTACGTGGGCCTGCCAGAGGGGAGGTTCCACCTCGCCCAGGCGACGATCTACCTGGCCACCGCGCCGAAGAGCAACTCGACCTTGGGGTTCTTCGACGCGCTCGCCGCCGTCGAGCGCGAGCGCGAGGCCGAGGTGCCCGACCACCTCAAGGACGCGAACCGCGACGCCGAGGGGCTGGGGCACGGCCAGGGCTACCTCTACCCGCACGCGTACCGCGACCACTGGGTCGCGCAGCAGTACCTGCCCGACGCGCTGCAGGGCAAGGTCTTCTACCAGCCGACCCGCAGCGGCTACGAGGCCGCCGTGCGCGACGAGGTCATGCGGCGCCGCGAGGCGCAGCTCGCCGCCATGCTCGAGCCCGAGGAGCGCGCGGCCGCTCCGGGAGGGGCGCCGCGGCGTCCGCTGCCCGAGCGCCAGGCCGAGCGCTGGCTCGAGCGCACGGTCTCCCGGGCCGGCGAGCGCCTGGCGGCGGTGCGCGACCACCTCTTCGCGCTGGCCGGCGTGCGCAAGGACGACGTCGTGCTCGACCTCGCCGCCGGCAGCGGCCTCCTCACCTGGGAGGCGCTGCGGCGCGCCCCCGACGGGCAGGTCTGGGCGCTGGCGGCGTCGGAGAGGGACGCCGCGGCGCTGGCCGAGGCGTCGGCTTCGCTGCCCGAGCCGCAGAGGCCCGTCGTCGTGGTCGGGGACCCGCGGGCGGCCGCGGCGCGCGTCGCCGACGAGGCGCGGCGCCGGGGGTCGGAGCCGCCGGCCTTCGACGTCGTCGTCGGACGCGGGGTCCTGGCCGCCTCAGGCGACGTCGCCGGCGTCCTCGCGCAGGCCGCCGACCTGCTCGCCCCGGGCGGCCGCCTGGTGCTGGCCGAGCTGGACCGCGGCGCCGCGCAGCGTCTCCACAGGCTCGTCGACCTCGGCGACCCGGAGCTGGCGGAGGCGGTGGCGGAGGCCGAGGAAGCGGTCTACGCGGGCGAGCGGATCGACGACGATTCCCTCGTCGCCGCGGCCGAGGAGGCCGGCCTGCGCGGCGCGCGGCTCGAGCGCAGGCGCTTCACGACCCGCGAGACCCTCCCGCGCCGCACCGTCGAGGGCTGGTTCGAGCCGGGCGCGGGGCGGCCCAGCTACGCCGACCACCTGGCGAGGCGCCTCGGCCCCGACGACGTCGAGCGGGTCAGGCGCGCCTTCCTCGCCCAGCTCGCCGACGCGGAGACGCCGTGGGAGGCGACCTACTGCTTCCTGTCCGCGTCCCGTGGGTAG